The Trichosurus vulpecula isolate mTriVul1 chromosome 3, mTriVul1.pri, whole genome shotgun sequence genome includes a window with the following:
- the STK35 gene encoding serine/threonine-protein kinase 35 — METGEEDGVRRGTQSSERKRRSPGIRAPSAKLRPAAAAQAQAQAQAQAQAQAMEAAAEEEAAAGKAYLAAALRRREAATRPRYSLLAEIGRGSYGVVYEAVAGRSGARVAVKKIRCDAPENVELALAEFWALTSLKRRHQNVVQFEECVLQRNGLAQRMSHGNKNSQLYLRLVETSLKGERILGYAEEPCYLWFVMEFCEGGDLNQYVLSRRPDPATNRSFMLQLTSAIAFLHKNHIVHRDLKPDNILITERSGVPVLKVADFGLSKVCAGLAPRGKEGGQDNKNVNVNKYWLSSACGSDFYMAPEVWEGHYTAKADIFALGIIIWAMIERITFIDSETKKELLGTYIKQGTEIVPVGEALLENPKMELHIPQKRRTSMSEGIKQLLKDMLAANPQDRPDAFELETRMDQVTCAA; from the exons ATGGAAACGGGCGAGGAGGACGGTGTTCGCCGAGGGACACAAAGCAGTGAGCGGAAAAGGCGAAGCCCAGGGATCCGGGCGCCCAGCGCAAAGCTGAGGCCGGCGGCAGCGGCCCAGGCCCAGGctcaggcccaggcccaggcccaggcccaggccaTGGAGGCGGCCGCGGAAGAGGAGGCGGCTGCGGGCAAGGCCTACCTGGCGGCGGCGCTGAGACGACGGGAGGCGGCGACGCGTCCGCGGTACAGCCTGCTGGCTGAGATCGGGCGCGGCAGCTACGGCGTGGTGTACGAGGCGGTGGCCGGGCGCAGCGGGGCCCGGGTGGCGGTAAAGAAGATCCGCTGCGACGCGCCCGAGAACGTGGAGCTGGCGCTGGCCGAGTTCTGGGCCCTGACCAGCCTCAAGCGGCGCCACCAGAACGTGGTGCAGTTCGAGGAGTGCGTCCTGCAGCGCAACGGGTTGGCCCAGCGCATGAGCCACGGCAACAAGAACTCGCAGCTGTACCTGCGCCTGGTGGAGACCTCGCTCAAAG GTGAAAGGATTCTGGGTTATGCAGAGGAGCCCTGCTATCTCTGGTTTGTCATGGAGTTCTGTGAAGGGGGAGATCTGAATCAGTATGTGCTGTCCCGTCGGCCAGACCCAGCCACCAACCGAAGCTTCATGCTGCAGCTTACCAGTGCCATCGCCTTCCTGCACAAAAACCACATCGTGCACAGGGACCTCAAGCCTGACAACATCCTAATCACTGAGAGATCTGGGGTCCCTGTCCTTAAGGTTGCTGACTTTGGACTCAGCAAAGTCTGTGCCGGGCTGGCACCTCGAGGGAAAGAGGGTGGTCAGGACAAcaaaaatgtgaatgtgaataaaTACTGGTTGTCCTCAGCCTGTGGCTCTGACTTCTACATGGCCCCTGAGGTCTGGGAGGGGCACTATACAGCCAAGGCGGACATCTTTGCCCTAGGCATTATTATTTGGGCCATGATAGAGCGGATCACGTTCATTGACTCCGAGACCAAGAAGGAACTGCTGGGGACCTACATCAAACAGGGGACAGAGATTGTACCCGTAGGGGAAGCGCTGCTAGAGAACCCAAAGATGGAGTTGCACATCCCCCAGAAACGCAGGACTTCCATGTCTGAGGGGATAAAGCAGCTCTTGAAAGATATGTTAGCTGCTAACCCACAAGACCGACCTGATGCCTTTGAGCTTGAAACAAGAATGGACCAAGTCACATGTGCTGCTTAA